TGAATCCATTGCTAGTGAGGCGGTGTCATCCTGCACACTTAAGTCAGACCCTAAGTTGAGTGTTTCCATTAGTGAgaatgaaaatgtttgaatACAGCTTCTGTGAAATTTGGACTGAAAGATTGTTGCGTTTGTGTTAACGCTGACTTTGACCACATATGCTGACGTTTGTTCTTGCTCGTATTCTTGTGTAGGGTATGAGGACCTGCATTGAGAACTTTTCCAGACGGCCAGAGCACCGGACAGTGGACAGCTGTGTGGTGTGTCTGCTCTCCCACGGAGTGGAAGGGGCAGTGTACGGTACAGATGGCAAACTCCTGCAGGTTAGTTTGTCTGACACTTTACTGTGTACATGTATGGCATGTCATTCAATAACAAAGATTCAGCTGCTTTTTTCTGACATTTAATGCTAATTGTGTTTAACTTGGTCAATTTCAGTTGGACTGGGTGTTTGAGGCCTTTGACAATGCACACTGTCCACTtctacaaaacaaaccaaagatgTTTTTCATCCAGGCCTGCAGAGGAGGTAAGATGAATGAGATTGTGCGGCAcagcaataaaaaataattatatggTAAACATGTTTGGGGACTGCACTGTCCACAGTTCTGAGAAAGTACCTGGGTAAAATCTCTTGGAGCCGTGCAGCATTATGAAATAGTGGTACAAATCTTCCCCTTCACATAGCCAGATGTTGTCTGCTGTCATTGTCTTGCCCACTGAGAGAATCACAGTGGGTGGCAGTTTCAGAATCGCCCATTTACTCTACAGTTCCAGCTGTGGATTGTCCCAAAATCTCAGTTTTGTGTCAGTTTTCATcttctttaaaatattttgatgaAACTTCAAACAAATTCAgcgcaataaaaataaaatcaatctgTGGCTTAAAAAGCTCCAAGTCAGTTGTTCTGTCTCTGTGATGGAGGTTATGGCCTGACTGCACACCTGATGATGCTCATGACAGATCCTTAGACCCCTCAGGAGCAAACCTAATTACTTCCCACACTCCCTCGCTGCACACAGAGCCCAACACAGGTGTGCTGCTGAAAGGCTATTAGATGTGCTTAGCAACTCTTGAAATAGCTTCAGTGAAATTCAGATATTTAGAGTGTTCATGGATACATTGGTATACTGCCAGTTTTTCTTAATAAGTAAGAAAATTAAGTAAGTGTTGTTTGCAACACTGTGAGTTCATAGCAAGAGGGTCCTTGTTTTGTGGAATTTACATGTTCTCTCTGTGCCTGCATGGTTTTCCCTCCAAGTAACCCAGGATCCTCCACCAGTTTAGAGGCATGCATGTTAGTGGAATTTGTGATTCTCAATTGGCCGCCggtgtgaatgtctctgtgATAGCCTGGAGACCTGTCCAAGGTGTAGCCCACTTCTCACTCAGTGTTAGCCGGGATAGGATTCAACTCTCCCGTGACCCTGAGTTGGTTAAACGGTTAaagaaatggatggatggatagctAAAGGCCTCAAAGTGCCTGCGGCGTAGTGCTGTGTGAATGTGGCTGTGGTGTAGGGTGCTTTGGGGGCAGTCAGGAGgactagaaaagtgctatgtaaATTTCAGTGCAAGATTTCTTCGTTTTTGTTTAGAAAAACATTTCAACCAGGGCTCATGCTAAATGCCAGTGATAGCTTCGCTTTCAGACTTTTTCCAGAATTCATTTGGAATAATACTTGAGTTTATCAAAGAGCTGCAGGAAACCCATTGAGTTCAAGCTGTTTAGCTTTTTTAAGACTAGGGCAACAGCTTGAGAAGCATGCTAACTGAGCAGGCACAGCTTCATTGCTCCATCTATGTCTGCTCAGGTGGTGTTACAGTGCAGTGTTGAATGACacctgcatttttttaatctttcagtTTTAATCTCTTCtcctttggtttgttttcactgGCCTATAGTGTGAATAAAATGCTTTGCCCATTTGGTGGACAGTtgcattatttttaaagaatattTGAGACAAATGACTAAACGCTGCAGTAACCCAACCCTGTTATTGCACTAATATCACTGCTAGATTTTTGGCCCTAATTGAAACTTACTTGTCTTCCAGAGGAGATGGACTGTGGCGTGGAGCAGACAGACGGGCCAAAGAGGACGTGCTCACCAAGCTGTGAACAGCGGGATGCTGGCAGGGAGGGACAGGGGGATGCAGACTCCAGACAGAGGGGGGACACAGGAAGACCCAGGATTAAACTTCCCCAGCGGTCGGACATGATCTGTGGCTTTGCGTCTCTCAAAGGTCAGAGAATTTGTAAGTTTATCTAATTTGCTATTCTGGGGTGggtttatttataatattttattcattaactGAAACACTGATGTAAGAGGAAAACTAATGAGGCCATCGAGATCAGCAGTAATGGTtttgtaattcttttttttaattatctttGGCCCTAAtcattatttctgctttttgtgcAGTGCAATTAAAATGTCTGCTTGAGAGGGTTTTTTGTGCACAAGCGAATCAAAAGTGGTTCTGAAATTGATTCTTATTATGTAAAGCTGTACCAGACAACACCTTCGCTCTgtcttgctgtgtctcatctTGATGTATTACACTTCTGCTGTTTGATCTGTTCCTCCTCAAGGCACAGCAGCCATGCGAAACACTAAGAGAGGATCCTGGTTTATCCAGGAGCTCAACTCAGCACTCCGCCTCCACGCCAGAGACACCCACCTTGCGGACATATTGGTACAGGTAAACATGTTTTTCCAGACTGCAGTTGCAGAATATAAACTACTTTTTTGATATATAATACATTTTTGAAACCaacatgtctttttttctttttcccccagGTGAACAGTCGAATTAAGGAGAGAGAGGGCTACGCCCCAGGTACCGCCCACCACCGctgcaaagaaatgtcagagttCACCAGCTCATTGTGCAAAGACCTCTACTTTTTCCCCAAGTACCAGCCCCAGTATTAATatgcacattaacacacacagatcattCCTTGTATTGAAGCCTGGAGTAAGGGCATCACAGCTGTTTATTGCAcaccacacactcacacattccCCCCTGTTACAACTTGACATCCAAATAGGATTTATCCATTCAAACCACTAgacaatcacacacaaacacacacacatatacacaaatcCTGGAAAGAAAAAGGAGCGAGCTTCTGTTAATCTACATGTACATGGAAATGGGCAACCTATTGTCATGCAATGTACTCatgtatatatttgtgtgtctgtgtctatgccAGTTAGAGGGTTTAGATGTTAATCCTTTGCAGTCAAACTGCACAGCTACTTTGAGCTTTCACAAgcctctttttaaaatgtattttgtacaCAGATCTATTTTTGTGGCTTTATTTTGTATGGAATTCTTTTTATAAGGATTGTAAGGCCCATTCTTGTATTTGTACATAATGTATGTTAAATGTTATGAACATTTCTTGTTGTTATCATACTGACAGGCAGGGGGCAGTGCAGCAAAATGCATTTCAGCATCTTGATTTCATCAATATTTCCTTCAGTTGAAGAAGAGCTTTATTGTCATGGCAGCCATGACATAGGTTATAGACAgctatatttaaaattaaacaatAGAGTTTTTGCACTATTAAATTAgaatatatgattttttttcctcacatagTTTGCCTTATGAAAAAGAACAACACCTACAGGGCAGCTTCAGTGTGAAGTTTATTTTCTCACTTTAAATTTATGATGACATTTACTGATATTTAGTAAATTTCGTTGTCAGGGTGGTGAAGTGCAGTCTGGTGCTACATGTAGGGTCACTTACACACAGtatgaactctgacctttacACGTTTTACTTGTAGTGTTTGTTCCTGCATAGGAGCTGCATAtttacactgcaaaaactcaaaatcttaccaagtatatttgtcttatttctagtgaaaattatctcattacactcaaaataagacacaatcAGCTACAgggcaacatttcagtaagctaAAGAAACTTGTTTCAAGACAGTGAATCTTGAAACTAGAGAAAAACTAGAGATTTTTCACGTGTTCCACTGGCAGATTTTTTAacttaatacaagatattttagcttgaaataagtgaaaatgattgtgtcttattttaagtgtaatgagataattttgactagaaataagacaaatatacttggtaagattttgagtttttgcagtgtagtCAGTCTCGCCATTGTATTTTACTATAATCGATGCACAACAGATAAAAGGTgtcttccattaaaaaaaagcctGTGCCATGTGAGGATGATGTGCTGGATAAGTTTATGACCATGGTGTTGCTTTCATAGCATTATACGGCTCTGGCACACCTCCAAACAAAGTATTTCTCAAAGCTGCACGAGAATTGATGGTTCCCAGAAAGAAAAGACAACTGACCAGGCAAAGTATGTTTTAGTTACAGCAGTGTTGCAGTGAGGGACACAGTGGTTGAAACAGTATTGATTGTTAACTATCAGTAAAGCGATGATTTTAAAGATCCTGTATATGAGATGGTCTTAGCAGAGTTTTCCCTGGTCTGAAGCGTGCTCACGCCACttatgttttagttttaataATTAAGAAACATAACTTAAGAGAGGAGAAGATTGGACTGTTATAACAGGATAGTTTTGCTGTAGAATGAGAAGTTTTGCTGCCAAACTCTGCTGAAGTGCTATGTGGGGTGATGTGATGTAGGGTGGGGAGGGGGCAGAAGAGGCTTCAATATCAATGACTGCCAAATGTTGAGTATAATAAAAGGCTGTGggttttaaacaacaaaaaatgtctgttttgtttttgtttgttcttaaagctgtgtttgtgtttgcattttcTGCGACGACAGCTTTTATGCACACGTTTAGATCACGTTGCATCAGTAAATGCAAGGGCCTGTGCTCAAATGTACACTGTTGCCGCTCCTGTGCATGCTCTGCTCCATTTGATCCTCCTTGTtgctgtgtttgtatgtgttgtTCCCGGCGTACAGCCTGTCCCCCTCCGTTCTCAGGTATAGTATAACTGGCTCCCCACTATTCTGCTGTGCTCaggtctctctgtgctgcgacCGGGACGACGTATGCATCTCTCACACTGCCCGCCACCCACTGATAATGTTCTTAGTGTATCAGATAGAGCCCCCCGGGCCAGCTGTCCACAGTCATTCTCCTTTGACATACACGCACACGCCGGTGGTCTGTGTAACACATTTCTCCCTGGCCTCCGGTATAGCTGTGAGATCAGGCTGTTATGCATTAGCGTGTGGGCCACAAAGCAGGGCTGGGTTGGGGGGTGTCTGGCTGTGCCTTTGTGGTTGTCATAATAGCTGCCGGTGTCAACGGGTTAAGAGGAGGAACCAGAGGAGAAACCCGCCAGTGAACTAGAGATGTTTAATTTAAACTTGCTTGAATGGGATGTTGGCTGAGCACACCAAAGGCCCGATGTAAAGCACAGATTCACCTCCTCGCCTATCCTCTTGGCACCTGGATCCTATGCAGAGCTTATCAGTATGAGTTGAGCTCTTGCTCTTGGGGGTGTGTCTaggggtgatttttttttcttcccccctccTTCTAAGAGAGGGCTGCCATAGCATGTGAGTGTTACGGGGATTGCCATGCGGCATTGGCTGAATAGGTGCAGGCTGTCATAGGGGTGTCATGTGCACCTTCCTGCTCACGTTGCAGGGGCAGCCCTAtgttgggggggtgggggtacCCTTCCAACTCCCACCCCTCTCAACACTCCTGTCCAAACAAGAACAGGccatccaaacacacacacctaatgGCCGTCTGGCAGGGAGGGTGCTGCTTAGGCAacaagttgtgtgtgtgtgtgtgtgtgtgtgtgtgtgttattaggTGTCTGCAGTTCTAATAAAGGAAAGCAGTGTGTCCTTCACTGCCTCATCAGATGGCTTTGCTCTGCTTTGTCTGCCTTTCTgatttctgtctgtgtctgtcggTGTTGCGGTGGAGCTGGATGGCTCGTAGACTGTGGATCTTCTGGAGAAAGGCGCTTTCGGGATGGACCTCACCTGTACTTATGGACTATCTCTGTGCAATGAGTGTGTTTGAGACTGAGAAACTTCAGAtgtttttgtggggtttttgacTTGGTGTGAAGTGGGTATACAATAaggcagcgtgtgtgtgtgtgtgtgtgtgtgtgtgtgtgtgtggcattgCTGTTGCCCACGCCATTGGAAATGCTGGGGTGTCCAGCGAGATTATTTTTGGATCAGTGACAGCGTGTCAATGGCTGCAGATGCATCGCAAAGGAAGGCTCTGAGATACCAACAGACCCTGGTAGGTCTTTCCCATCTTCCTTTACCTGCCTGCCTGTATGCTGTCCTATCTTTAACTTCCAAAGGTTCTCCCTCGTTTCTCTTGTTCTGCCATTACACCTGCTTTCTCTCTCATCTTTCCATCAATTCACCTGTCACTTCCTCTCttcaaatcctttttttttttaaccgttCTCAttcttaatgatttttttttagtctaGCCTTCATTACTTTTCTCCCACAGCTACCTCCAGGGCATTTTTTTTGCCTCCTGCATCTTTTCTACCTATCATGCTTCTCTGCTCCATCATACAAAGTCCTCCTCATGCCTTCCTACTAAATCAATAATCTTCATCTCAGCTCTCTTCctccccccccacccaccccaacTCTGTCTTTTCTTCTCAAACAAGATTTATACAACTTCATGTCAACTTTATTTCTGCAGCTCGCATAGACACGAACAGTCTGCACAATTTCTCACCGCCCACGCCTCAA
This sequence is a window from Oreochromis aureus strain Israel breed Guangdong linkage group 11, ZZ_aureus, whole genome shotgun sequence. Protein-coding genes within it:
- the casp2 gene encoding caspase-2 isoform X5, which encodes MLECGMLERDRQALRRNSAILCRQLVVDELLIQSLHADDILTESMAESIMAEQTSRKRSWHLLLLLPKRGPRAFSSFCSALQVTEQKHLYDLLIKSPEKDGRETHTDRSTDSSLPLPTQEEIGAKRGRTHESMEFSLDADSPINTPVLPCTPDFYLSRSQQSYRLSSSPRGFGLVISNVTFDPCAAPDLDPRKGGEVDDEVLRKVFTELDYIVAVHRDLTAQGMRTCIENFSRRPEHRTVDSCVVCLLSHGVEGAVYGTDGKLLQLDWVFEAFDNAHCPLLQNKPKMFFIQACRGEEMDCGVEQTDGPKRTCSPSCEQRDAGREGQGDADSRQRGDTGRPRIKLPQRSDMICGFASLKGQRICTAAMRNTKRGSWFIQELNSALRLHARDTHLADILVQVNSRIKEREGYAPGTAHHRCKEMSEFTSSLCKDLYFFPKYQPQY